gggatatttatgtgatccaattatgctattattgttgagggaacttacactagcgaaagtatgaaccctaggccttgtttcaacgcattgcaataccatttacactcacttttatcacttgctaccttgctgtttttatattttcagattacaaaaactattatctactatccatataccacttgtatcaccatctcttcgctgaactagtgcacctatacaatttaccattgtattgggtgtgttggggacacaagagactctttgttatttggttgcagggttgcttgagagagaccatcttcatcctacgcctcctacggattgataaaccttaggtcatccacttaaaggaaatttgctactatcctacaaacctccgcacttggaggcccaacaacgtctacaagaagaaggttgtgtagtagacatcaattattTGTTCCATTTaagtaataacctcttaagctcatatctatctttgcaagctaaaatagcggcagaagattccatatcaaaaagataaccctcaggaataacacacatattttcatcatcactatcatcatcgtattcagattcaataatttcattttctctagccctagcaatttgttcatcaagaaattcaccaaggggcacagtagtatcatgcatagaagcagtttcatcataagtatcatgcatagcagaagtgacatcatcaataacatgcgacatatcagaacgaataacagaagcaggtgtaggtgtcgtaaacttactcataacagaaggtgaatcaagtgcagagctagatggcagttccttacctcccttcgtagttgagggatagatcttgccttttggatctctcaagttcttcatagtgtccagcagatataaatcccaagtgacttagagaatatagctatgctcccctgcaacggcgccagaaattagtcttgataacccacaagtataggggatcgcaacagctttcgagggtagagtattcaacccaaatttattgattcgacacaagtggagccaaaaaatattctcaagtattagcagctgagttgtcaattcaaccacacctggaaacttagtatctgcagcaaagtgtttagtagcatagtaatatgatagtggtggtagcggcaacaaaagtaaatacaacaaaagtaatgtttttggtattttgtagtgattgtaacagtagtagcgggaaagtaaataagcgagatccagtacatggaaaactcgtaggcaccggatcagtgatggataattatgtcggatgcggttcatcatgtaacagtcataacatagggtgacacagaactagctctaattcatcaatataatgtaggcatgtattccgtatatagtcatacgtgcttatggaaaagaacttgcatgacatattttgtcctaccctcccgtggcagcggggtcctattggaaactaagggatattaaggcatccttttaatagagaactggaacaaagcattagcacataatgaatacatgaactcctcaaactatgatcatcaccgggagtggtcccgattattgtcacttcggggttgccggatcataacacatagtaggtgactatagacttgcaagatatgatcaagaactcacatatattcatgaaaacatgatagattcagatctgaaatcatggcactcgggccctagtggcaagcattaagcatagcaaagtcatagcaacatcaatctcagaacatagtggatactagggatcaaaccctaacaaaactaactcgattacatgataaatctcatccaacccatcaccgtctagcaagcctacgatggaattactcacgcatggcgatgagcatcatgaaattggtgatggaggatggttgatgatgatgacggcgacgaatccccctctccggagccccgaacggactccagatcagccctcccgagaggttttagggcttggcggcggctctgtatcgtaaaacgcgatgatttgttttctctgattttttctctctccgaaagcaaatatatagagttagagttggcgtcggagggcatccagggggcccacgaggtagtggggcgcgccctaggggggcgtcccccaccctcgtgagaagggtgtgggccccctggtcttcatctttggcgatgattttttattatttttttctaagatgttccgtggagtttcaggtcattccgagaatatttattttctgcacataaaacaacatcatggcaattctgctgaaaacagcgtcagtccgggttagtttcattcaaatcatacaagttagagtccaaaacaagggcaaaagtgtttggaaaagtagatacgacggagacgtatcagcagcgcATGAACGTGCCCTTGCAGCAGGCCGAGTGGCACTGGCACCATCGCGTGCCTCTGTCGTACCCGGACGTGACGCTGCCGCATGACTGGCATTTGGATCCGGAGAGGATCCCAGTGCCAGCGGCGCCGCGGACGGCGAGGGCCCATGCGAAGGAGGTGCGGCGCCGACGGGCGTTGCTGACGTCGGAGCAGCGCGCCGACCCGCACTTCACCGCCGATTCGCTCAACTGGGCTCgatggttcgccttcgagcacgaggaggcgaggcgacacGCCGTCCGCGGCATCGACCACAGCCTGCCGCCGCCCGCTCTCGTCATCCGCGACGAGGACCAGGAGGCCGAGGCCGCTTACCAGGCGGCCATCAaggagagcgaggaggaggagcggtggagggAGGCGGACGAGGCGACTTTCGAGGTCTCCGCGGCGGGCGACTGCGTCGTGCCGTCGATGGTCCCGCCGTCCCCGCCCAAAGCCGAGCTGGAGGATCCGGCCTACCGCGAGCGCTACCCCTGGACCGGAGTAGTGCGGGAGTGGGTCAGCGCTCCGCCAATCTGGCTCGGGGCGACggagaagcaggaggcggcctacCTCGACCACTGGCGCCGCGTTTGGCTGGCCGGGGAGCGCTGGGAGGGCGAGCGCGTGCAGATGCTCGAGCGCGAGGCCGAAGAGGAGGTGCACCAGGTCCAGGCAGCGGCGGCAAAGCTTGACATCACCGCCGTCTGGAACACGACGTTCCCCTGGGCCGGCCCTACGCCGACGTTGATCGAGCTCACCGGTCCCGACGCAGACGCCGCCGCCGACGAAGACGCCTAGGATAGCGCGTCGTTTAGTTTTTAGTGTTTTAATTAATGTAATGTGGACTTTCGCGGCCTTCGTGACCGGCTTTTATGTTTAATTAAATGCATGTATTTATTTTCAAACTGCTCGTAATATTTTTCTTGGCGCGCCGACGAAATGGGTCGGATCAGCGTTGGGCGCTCGCGCCGACCCAAACACAGCGCCGGACGTTTATGTCCGCCGGGCCGGCACAAACGGACAAAATGCGGACAAAAgcgtcgtccgtttgggtcggcccgttggagttgccccGCCCGCTCGTTGCCCGTTTGGGCCGGCACAAACGGATAAAATGCGGACAAAAGCGCCGGACGTTTATGACAGCCAGTTCTCACCGCCACTCGCtgccccgcccgcccgcccgccaccCGCTACAAGATCGCCCGCCGCCTCTTCTCCTCTTCTTGCAAGCTGAGCCACTCGCATCCTCGGGCTCAGATCTCTCCTTCAAGAGCCCCCCCGGCGGCGCCCCTCCTCCGTCCCCGGACCGTCATCCCGCAGGTGAGCTGAAGCTGACCTCTCTCCGTGGTCGCTGCATGGGTGTGCTGCGAGCCGCTTGCCTGTGCCGGCCAAGTGTTCGATGGAATAGCCATGAGGTTGATGTGTATGCGGTGCGCGCGTGTGCGTTTCCTTTTCTTGAGCTGCTGCTGGCCATCCCGTCCTGATCGTTACGGGCGCTGCTTATAGGCTATCCGGTCGGAATTAGTTGTGACTGAGCAGCAATTTTGAAGTTTCTGCCCGGTAGGAATTTGACCATGTGAGTGagtaaagaaaaagaaaacatgCTTTGTGCTATGTGCGTAGGCTAGTTTCAGCAGGAAAGTTGCTTGTTCAGGAGGTTGTTTACATGTTGTTGTCAGGATATAGGTGCCCTGTTAGCTGTTGCTGCTAGCACTGTTTTTGAGTCGCGCGACTAGTCGTCGACTAGTCCATGAGTCCCACTGCCAGATGTCGATTCAACCTCTCGACTAGTCCATCGGCCAGGCACGACTCATCAAGAGTCTCTACCCCAGAACGACTCGTCAATCATCGACTCGAAAACCTCGGCTGCTAGTCTCAATCAAGCCCAGGGGGCCTCATCGTTGTGTCACTTTAGGCGATCTTTTGGGCAGCTGAAATCTGGTGCTGCAAGTCTGGAGTCCGTCTTTCCGTCCCAGTTCTAATTTTTCTGTACGACCTATTTGGTAGTACAAGAAGGATCACATCTCTTTTGTATGCGTGTTCATACAGTCCTGGGGGAATTCTGCGGCAGGGAGTCCTAGACAACAGATCATCTGCTCTTTACCTGCTGCTGCGTCGCGCACGTCTGGTGTGCCCTTGGCGTCGACCGTGGCCTTCGCTGCGGCGATATCTGGGAGGACTCGTCTCCTCCTCTTGCACCTCAAAAGCACTGGCCTGCTGTGCGACTTCTCCTTCTTTGGCGAATTTGGAATCATCGGCACGATGTGATGTTCCGAAGCAAACGTCCTGCTGTCAGCCGTGCCGTCGCTGCTGCTGCCAGCGACCTCAAACTTTGGTCCTTCCGCCTGAAGACTGAAAACCATGGAACCTGGCAGTTTGAGGCCCATTCCTCCAAAACCTGGACCTGTGATCTCCCTGTAGTTCTGCTTATTTCTTTCCCTGCCTGAACTTTTGTTGGGTAGAAAGCCAGAAAACTCTTATCTGTACTCTCCCAGGACTCTAAGTTTGCTGCTTTGCAGCGTGAGAAATACATATTCAGGTGGGGCGTCTTGCCCCCCGGtgtcttctcaaaaaaaaaaaaaaagtccTGGTGGAAGCATAAGCCATGAACTGTTGCCTTGACATCTGCTTTTCTTCTGTGTCGATCTCACTTAATCCTGTAGTACTTATAACATACATCTCGCACACATTTGCTGATGGTGATCGTTCACTTGTTTACCTTTCCCATGCAAAGAAGTCTGAAACCTCTGTTTTTTTCCTGTTTGCAGGTTTGAGACCGGTGCATTGCTTGGTTGACCCCTACTTGTGGAAATGCTTGATTCACTTATTAGCCATGTAATAAGATCCTCAAACAGCTCTGACTCGTTTTTTGCTGTGCTGTCATCTTCACTTTATCTGACACTTGGTAAAAGCACTGATGTGCCATATTTATCTTGTTGGTCCAGGACCCGAAGGTGTTGACTGAGAAGAAGCCTGATGAGATAATTGTGTCTGGTGTTGTTGAAAGTCTGCAGAATTTTCTACGCAAGTGCATCATAGCTGTCCTCTCATACGGCCCGATGCCTAAACACATCGCGTTTATTATGGACGGGAACCGCAGATACGCCAAGTCCAGAAGTATCAAGGAAGGCACCGGTCACAGCGTGGGCTTCTCTGCTCTAATGGCAAGTCTTATCTACTGTTACGAGATGGGTGTCAAGTACATCACGGTGTATGCATTCAGCATCGACAATTTCAAACGCGACCCTAGTGAGGTCAAGACCTTGATGGAATTAATGGAGGAAAAGATCAACGAGCTGTTGgaaaacaagaatgtcatcaacaagGTCAACTGCAAGATCAACTTCTGGGGGAACCTGGACATGCTTCCCGAACCAGTGCGGCTGGCAGCCCAGAAGCTGATGGCGAGCACCGCCGAGAACACAGGACTGGTCTTCTCCGTCTGCATGCCGTACAACTCAACCTCCGAGATCGCCAACGCCGTCACCGAGCTCTGCAAAGAACGGAGGGATATGATGCAGGGGCAGCAGGCCAGCGGCCGCAATGGCCGCCTCGCAAATGACGGCGCACGCTCGGATATCTCGGTGGCCGACCTGGATCACCACATGTACAGCGCCGGCTGTCCGGACCCGGACATTGTGATCCGGACCTCAGGCGAGACCCGGCTGAGCAACTTCCTCCTGTGGCAGACAACGTTTAGTCATCTGCAGAACCCGGACCCCCTCTGGCCTGAGTTCTCCTGGAGGCACCTCATCTGGGCGATACTGCAGTACCAGAGAGCCTACCCGTACATTGAGCAGAATAAAGGTCTGGCGAAGAAGCAGCTGTGAGTGAGGGATCTCATCTCCCTCGTAAGGTGATATATGCATATGATCATCtagaagatactacaataataacaGATCAGAAGGCTGGCAGAGAAGCGTCAGTCTGTGAATAAGGGATCTCATCTCCTTTGTTAGGAGATAAGCAGATACCATGGAAAGATAGTAACAGCAACCTGTTGAAAGTTGGCCCTTATTATTTTTCGTGTAATGAAGACTGTAATTATGGGAACCATGTGTATTGTTGTGTTAAACGGTGGCAATAGCTTGCCATTTAGCCTGAACTAAGAAGCCAATTCGAGAAAATTGTAAAGCGTCAGCGATATATGATCAGCGCTCATTAGTACTCCAGGTAATTTGGGAGGGAGGGAGTATAATTTAAATTTGTCTCGTTTTTATAGCTGGAAGAAGCTTGTTGTGATGGACTCTGCTGTTAATGCTATCTGCTATGGCGCCAAGCTCATGACTCCTGGGCTGCTCCGGTTtgagaatgacaatgatgttggggAAGAGGTTGTTCTCATGACCACCCCTTGCAACTGTCTATGGTTTGGTAATCAGAGGGACTCCCCATCAAGTTTCCTAGACAATGAGGCCTGTTTTGCTGTATCTGTAACTAGTTTCATGAAAAAGATAGTAGCAGCAACCTGTTGGAAGCTGGCCCTTAGTATTTTCCGTGTATGACAAGTGTAATAATGGGAACCATGTGTATTATGATGTACTAGTACAATTCTTCGTTTTGCTGTTGTGTTACACTATAGCAATATCTTGCCACTTAGCCTGAACACGGGGGCCAAGTGGAGAAAATTGTAAAGCTTTTAATGGTATCTGCCATGATGCCAAGCTTATGGTTCCTGGGTTGCTCCGGTTTGAATGGCACTGATGTTGGGGAAGAGTCCACCAATGGGCAAGGGGGAGCCGATTGCCATTGGTATCGCTGAGATCCCTACTGCTGTTATGGCGACTGCTGACCATGGCGCGGCAGCGAAGATCAAGAGGGCGGTCATGGGCAGAGAGAGACACATGGCAAAGAAAGTGGAGAATTGGCCCGGTGGCACCCAAGAAGAAAAGGATGATCGATGAGGGCCTCCATGCTAAGAGCatatccagccgcgcccccaacaggttcTCCTCAGGCATTTTTACCGCGGCGGTGTTTAAAAATAGGTTCAGTCGCATCCTCAGAAACCCGT
This portion of the Triticum dicoccoides isolate Atlit2015 ecotype Zavitan chromosome 7A, WEW_v2.0, whole genome shotgun sequence genome encodes:
- the LOC119329499 gene encoding dehydrodolichyl diphosphate synthase 6-like, with translation MLDSLISHDPKVLTEKKPDEIIVSGVVESLQNFLRKCIIAVLSYGPMPKHIAFIMDGNRRYAKSRSIKEGTGHSVGFSALMASLIYCYEMGVKYITVYAFSIDNFKRDPSEVKTLMELMEEKINELLENKNVINKVNCKINFWGNLDMLPEPVRLAAQKLMASTAENTGLVFSVCMPYNSTSEIANAVTELCKERRDMMQGQQASGRNGRLANDGARSDISVADLDHHMYSAGCPDPDIVIRTSGETRLSNFLLWQTTFSHLQNPDPLWPEFSWRHLIWAILQYQRAYPYIEQNKGLAKKQL